The proteins below are encoded in one region of candidate division WOR-3 bacterium:
- a CDS encoding peptidylprolyl isomerase, with product MHIAMKNYGEIIIKLYPDEAPKNVKNIIDLTNKGFYNGLKFHRIIKGFVIQGGCPKGDGTGDPGYEIEDEISPKLKHLKGTVAMANRGPNTNGSQFYICLEPQPRLDGRYTIIGEVVQGMEFVEKIGDVPTSGPPFDKPLNDVIMEKVWIEEK from the coding sequence ATGCATATTGCAATGAAGAATTATGGAGAGATCATTATTAAACTCTATCCTGATGAGGCACCGAAGAATGTGAAGAATATCATTGACCTGACAAATAAGGGGTTTTATAATGGTTTGAAGTTTCACAGGATAATCAAAGGGTTTGTTATTCAGGGTGGCTGTCCAAAGGGTGATGGAACTGGAGACCCTGGATATGAGATTGAGGACGAGATATCACCGAAATTAAAACATTTGAAGGGCACTGTTGCAATGGCGAACCGGGGACCAAATACGAATGGTTCACAATTTTATATCTGCCTTGAACCCCAACCCAGACTTGATGGAAGATATACAATAATCGGTGAGGTTGTTCAGGGAATGGAGTTTGTTGAAAAGATAGGTGATGTGCCGACTTCTGGTCCGCCCTTTGATAAGCCTTT